A stretch of the Plasmodium berghei ANKA genome assembly, chromosome: 10 genome encodes the following:
- a CDS encoding SET domain protein, putative, translating to MKKNKANTTFESSKNTDNDMFENINSSFKDLVSIIWIEKEKLDSIVHIPLYADLSKYFDDLNKNPINQGNDTSIISKVYLLFDDNSFNIALDISPMCGYRSNHIPLLIYDRYYFWSLHFLFEKSKVKRQRLNINTKLEIQDCINKYNIHDELDMYTSIYNSAYSKYENTKDSQLNGYELNKRRNENANKHDSRNGNMLNNDQIKYPYLNGLKNNKNILEDNLNAINDVKWYRLKIKIEETGKKNKNQCFSYSSNNFKNKNTDKCNPKKSSNINSFYCLTNETENDNLNKLIKMQKKKTIVLNQNKVKTEDTENKSQIINNSSCNTQKNEQNGNQEKPIIISDTYNHISTNNNAKRKKRKKRKTWYYCHSSSNDMADDNDEKPDSIVSSHKIYIEKSSESNTGVNDGEHNEYFETDKYYRENNFNSSHSGQSKNNIYNANNEIDKLKCMNAGKELDSKNDNDNTSKKLEEMKNHCINIEDATIGNDTETQKEKNKQNLKTKNAYIEENRTNKSINLNENTKLTLKSSKLYKLKSYEYIDYFKNMFYNNLENHQNKINHQIFKKNKFDKDCIDLYINKILKNILDKKRPHLNSLSKSFERIETFYKKNYKIFIIDDKDFYTCDKKEHFKNQNYLYELSDQKIKNDQNFEDNDIFNYFKKYIPTEHNAQKLTSKPQENYHTFQNEFIPTENVDIEGQSYSNFKEGIPIKKKSKTEGNSLSKEDITETNHLIQNRISNEFNKDFNDQELKLEGISESTEIVADADIIFVFISKKHKCLEKKLKQGDYIYIKFNDTCHSYDKVKILPKNIIIQILIYLIKNTENIKLTTISTYSPDLLWNISLHFRKYIIDLDICFEKLYRFFSEKREQENENGGNKEAKQRHADFSDSCIYYYGEPQNKKKDLEIMKLKDSVNFIDKFLQNINSRKIEKLKKSRIEYYEKYEYDRTINKLNKQQLIDLFIDKEAEINIIPLSYLKEKSRNIIYEENLKMNMFACIKVIFDSIKGRCIYADTQINKFDFVFEYVGELLTHNEAMEREQTYIKNKKKGCYMFYFKHENKRYCIDGTEESIDAAINYTNKKYFLRSFARLVNHSKKNSNLIPKVLTVDFLPRLFFIASRDIQKGEELLIDYGERNREIIKDNEWLKL from the exons atgaaaaaaaacaaagcAAATACAACCTTTGAAAGTAGTAAAAACACTGATAATGATAtgtttgaaaatattaactcTTCTTTCAAAGATTTAGTATCTATAATATGgattgaaaaagaaaaattagaTTCAATCGTTCATATACCATTATATGCAGATTTATCCAAATATTTTgatgatttaaataaaaatccCATAAATCAGGGGAATGACACCTCTATAATATCCAAGGTATATCTATTGTTTGATGATAACAGTTTTAATATAGCACTTGATATATCG CCTATGTGCGGATATCGGAGCAATCATATTCCTCTCCTAATTTACGATCGTTATTACTTCTGGagtcttcattttttatttgaaaagtCTAAGGTAAAAAGACAGAGactaaatataaatacaaaattgGAAATCCAAGAttgtattaataaatacaatataCATGACGAATTGGATATGTACACATCCATTTACAATAGCGCTTATAgcaaatatgaaaatacaaAAGACAGTCAGCTTAACGGatatgaattaaataaaagaagaaaCGAAAATGCTAATAAACATGATAGTAGAAATGGTAATATGCTTAATAAtgatcaaataaaatatccatatttaaatggattaaaaaataataaaaacattttagAAGATAATTTAAATGCTATTAATGATGTAAAGTGGTATCgcttaaaaataaaaatagaagagactggaaaaaaaaataaaaatcaatGTTTTTCTTATAGCTCTAATaactttaaaaataaaaatactgATAAATGTAACCCCAAAAAGTCCAGCAATATTAATAGTTTTTATTGTCTTACTAATGAAACGGAAAATGACAATTTGAACAAATTAATCAAAAtgcagaaaaaaaaaacaatagttcttaatcaaaataaagtaaaaaCGGAAGATACAGAAAACAAAAGCCAAATCATTAATAATAGTAGTTGTAATactcaaaaaaatgaacaaaatggGAATCAAGAAAAACCAATTATCATTAGTGACACATATAATCATATCTctactaataataatgcaaaacggaaaaaaaggaaaaaaagaaaaacatGGTATTATTGCCATAGTAGTAGTAACGATATGGCCGATgataatgatgaaaaacCCGACTCTATAGTTTCTAGCCACAAAATTTACATAGAAAAATCCTCTGAATCCAATACAGGTGTAAACGATGGAGAAcataatgaatattttgaaactgataaatattatcgagaaaataatttcaatAGTTCTCATAGTGGTCAATccaaaaacaatatatataatgcaaATAACGAAATAGacaaattaaaatgtaTGAATGCCGGAAAAGAACTAGATagtaaaaatgataatgataatacttcaaaaaaattagaagaaatgaaaaatcaTTGTATCAATATAGAAGATGCTACCATCGGAAATGATACCGAAAcacaaaaagaaaaaaataaacaaaacttaaaaacaaaaaatgcatatattgaGGAAAATAGAACTAATAAATCGATAAATTTAAACGAAAATACAAAACTTACTTTAAAATCAtccaaattatataaattaaaaagttatgaatatatagattattttaaaaatatgttttataataatttagaaaatcaccaaaataaaattaatcaccagatatttaaaaaaaataaattcgaTAAAGATTGTATCGActtatacataaataaaatactaaaaaatattttggaTAAAAAGAGACCACATTTAAATTCTTTATCTAAAAGTTTCGAGCGAATTGaaactttttataaaaaaaattataaaatatttataattgaTGATAAAGATTTTTACACATGCGATAAAAAAGAGCATTTTAAAAaccaaaattatttatacgAATTATCAgatcaaaaaattaaaaatgatcaaaattttgaagataacgatatttttaattactttaaaaaatatataccaACAGAACATAATGCCCAAAAATTAACTTCAAAGCCTCAAGAAAACTATCATACATTTCAAAATGAATTCATTCCCACAGAAAACGTTGATATAGAAGGACAATCCTATTCGAATTTCAAAGAGGGAATTCCTATTAAAAAGAAATCGAAAACGGAAGGAAATTCCTTATCAAAAGAAGACATAACAGAGACAAATCACCTAATCCAAAACCGCATCTCTAATGAATTCAACAAAGATTTCAACGATCAGGAACTGAAACTAGAAGGTATATCTGAAAGCACAGAAATAGTTGCAGATGCagatattatatttgtttttattagcaaaaaacataaatgcttagaaaaaaaactaaagCAAGGagattatatatatattaaatttaatgataCATGTCATAGTTATGATAaggtaaaaatattaccgaaaaatattattatacaaattttaatttatttgataaaaaatactgaaaatataaaattaacaacTATTTCTACCTATTCTCCTGACCTCTTATGGAACATATCTTTacattttagaaaatatatcatcGATCTAGATATAtgttttgaaaaattatatagatttttttctgaaaaaagagaacaagaaaatgaaaacgGTGGCAATAAAGAGGCAAAACAAAGGCATGCAGACTTTTCTGATTCctgtatttattattacgGAGAGCCacaaaataagaaaaaagacttagaaattatgaaattaaaagatagtgtaaattttattgataaatttcttcagaatataaatagcagaaaaatcgaaaaattaaaaaaatccaGGATagaatattatgaaaaatatgaatatgatAGAactataaacaaattaaataaacaGCAGCTTATTGATTTATTCATTGATAAAGAAGCtgaaattaatattatccCATTATCTTacttaaaagaaaaaagtagaaatattatatatgaagaaaaccttaaaatgaatatgtTTGCATGTATAAAAGTTATTTTTGACTCTATAAAAGGTAGATGTATATATGCAGATacacaaattaataaatttgatttTGTTTTTGAATATGTTGGTGAATTGTTAACACATAATGAAGCTATGGAACGAGAgcaaacatatattaaaaataaaaaaaaaggttGTTACATGTTCTATTTTAaacatgaaaataaaagatattgTATAGATGGAACTGAAGAAAGTATAGATGCGGCTATCAATTatactaataaaaaatatttcttaaGATCTTTTGCTAGATTAGTAAATcactcaaaaaaaaactcaAATTTAATTCCTAAAGTACTAACCGTTGATTTTCTGCCCAGACTTTTTTTCATTGCCTCTAGAGACATACAAAAAGGAGAAGAATTGCTAATCGATTATGGTGAGAGAAATCGAGAAATAATTAAAGATAATGAATGGCTTAAGCTATGA